The following proteins come from a genomic window of Rattus norvegicus strain BN/NHsdMcwi chromosome 8, GRCr8, whole genome shotgun sequence:
- the Rnf7 gene encoding RING-box protein 2 isoform X1: MADVEDGEEPCVLSSHSGSAGSKSGGDKMFSLKKWNAVAMWSWDVECDTCAICRVQVMGLGFQCCLLNSR; encoded by the exons ATGGCCGACGTGGAGGACGGCGAGGAACCCTGCGTCCTTTCCTCGCATTCTGGGAGCGCAGGCTCCAAGTCGGGAGGCGACAAGATGTTCTCCCTCAAGAAGTGGAACGCGGTAGCCATGTGGAGCTGGGACGTTGAGTGCGATACCTGCGCCATCTGCAGGGTCCAGGTGATGG gtCTGGGTTTCCAGTGTTGCCTCCTGAACTCCAGATGA
- the Rnf7 gene encoding RING-box protein 2, whose translation MADVEDGEEPCVLSSHSGSAGSKSGGDKMFSLKKWNAVAMWSWDVECDTCAICRVQVMDACLRCQAENKQEDCVVVWGECNHSFHNCCMSLWVKQNNRCPLCQQDWVVQRIGK comes from the exons ATGGCCGACGTGGAGGACGGCGAGGAACCCTGCGTCCTTTCCTCGCATTCTGGGAGCGCAGGCTCCAAGTCGGGAGGCGACAAGATGTTCTCCCTCAAGAAGTGGAACGCGGTAGCCATGTGGAGCTGGGACGTTGAGTGCGATACCTGCGCCATCTGCAGGGTCCAGGTGATGG ATGCCTGTCTTAGATGTCAAGCTGAAAACAAACAAGAGGACTGTGTTG tGGTCTGGGGAGAATGTAACCACTCCTTCCACAACTGCTGCATGTCCCTGTGGGTGAAGCAGAACAACCGCTGCCCTCTGTGCCAGCAGGACTGGGTGGTCCAAAGAATCGGCAAGTGA
- the Rnf7 gene encoding RING-box protein 2 isoform X2 has protein sequence MADVEDGEEPCVLSSHSGSAGSKSGGDKMFSLKKWNAVAMWSWDVECDTCAICRVQMPVLDVKLKTNKRTVLWSGENVTTPSTTAACPCG, from the exons ATGGCCGACGTGGAGGACGGCGAGGAACCCTGCGTCCTTTCCTCGCATTCTGGGAGCGCAGGCTCCAAGTCGGGAGGCGACAAGATGTTCTCCCTCAAGAAGTGGAACGCGGTAGCCATGTGGAGCTGGGACGTTGAGTGCGATACCTGCGCCATCTGCAGGGTCCAG ATGCCTGTCTTAGATGTCAAGCTGAAAACAAACAAGAGGACTGTGTTG tGGTCTGGGGAGAATGTAACCACTCCTTCCACAACTGCTGCATGTCCCTGTGGGTGA